The window CGCGCAGACCATCGGGAACCAGACGGTGACATCCCGAACGATCACCACCGTGGCCGTCTCCCGTAACGTCCCGTCCAAGTAACCCCCTGTGGCGGCGTCCACCTGGGGTGATCCCTAGCCGGGTCGTGGGAAAGGGCCGCTGGGCGCGCCGAATCCTGACCGCATGCGGCCCGGCGGGGGTCTTTAGCTTTCGGTGGGGTAAGGGGCGGGTAAGTTGACAGTCCCTACGGTGTCCTCAAGGCCAGCGGTTGTGCTGGCGGGCTGCCCGGACTGTTCGTCACGCTACGTCCGGGTGACCGGGAGTGCGCTGCTCATGACGCTATTGGATCCTCCAGACCACGACAACGGGTACCTCTTCGTGCAGGCGGTGGAGTTCCCGCAGGTGCTGGCCCTGCCGCAGCGCCAGTCCGTGCCGGGGGGCGACGTACTCACCTTTCGCTTCTCGAACGGCTACGGCGCGGTGGTGACGCGGGCCCTGGGCGTGGCGCTGGAGTCGGCCTTCGAGTTCGGGGTGCTGGACTGCACCCTGGCGGAACCGAGGTTGACGGTGCAGCCGGGCGTGTGTGCGTCGGTGGTGCAGGGCGCGTCGTACGAGCAGGTGGCGGCGCTGCTGCCCCTCGCCGAGACGCTGCCGCTGCACCCGGCGTGGCAGCACTCGCTGATGTCGCTGGAGGACGAGGAGTTCTAGCGTCAGCGTGAAGTCCAGGGGCCGCCGGGATGCACCCGGGCGGCCCCGTTTGCTGGAGCCGCCGCTATATTGAACCCAGTCCAATTGGCTGGAGGTTCGAATGACGACGGGAACGGTGACGCGGCAGAGGTCGCGTGTGGCGCGCTTCGGGTGGGGCGTGGTGTGGGCGGTGGCACTGATCCTAGCGCTGCTGCTGGCGGCGGTGCTGTGGCTGCGGAGCACGTCGGCCGCCCGCGTGTCCGGAACCCTGGACGTGCCGGGCGTGTCGAGTTCCGTGACGGTCACGCGTGACCAGTGGGGCGTGCCGCACATTCGCGCGGCCACGGACGAAGACGCCCTGTTCGCGCTGGGCTTCGTGCACTGGCAGGAGCGGGCGTGGCAGATGGAATTCCAGCGCCGGGTGGCGCAGGGTCGCCTCTCGGAGGTGCTCGGCGCGGCGGCCCTGCCGCAGGACAAGTTCCTGCGCACCTGGGGCTTCCAGCGCGCGGCGGAGTCGGCCCTGCCGGCCCTCCAGCCGCGCACCCGGCAACTGGTGAGCGCCTACACGGCCGGCGTGAACGCGGCCATGCGGCAGGGCAAGATCGCGCCGGAATTCCGCATTCTGGGCTTCACCCCGGCGGCCTGGACCGACGTGGACAGCCTGTCGTGGAGCAAGCTGATGGCCTACGACCTGGGCGGCAACATGGACGACGAGGTGCTGGGCAGCCGCGTGGTCAAACGCCTGGGCACCTCGGGTCTGGCCCAGGTGACCGCGCCGTACCCGAAAGGCGCCCCGACCATCCTGAGCGCGGACGAGGTTGGTCACGAGAACCCCGTCCCGGCGCGCACCTCGGGCGGCGTGCTCCTGCCGAACGAGGCCCTGTCGGCATTGCGGGAACATCTCGCGGCGGCGCGCGCCCTGGGCCTGCAACCGGTGCCGGGCAAGGGCAGCAACGACTGGGTGGTGGCGGGCACCCGCACGGCGAGCGGCCGGCCGATCCTGGCAGACGACCCGCACCTGGCCCTGACCAGCCCGATGCTGTGGTACCTGGCGGACGTTCAGGGCAACACGCTCCACGCGATCGGCGCGAGCATTCCGGGCCTGCCGGGCATCGTGATCGGCCGCAACGACCGCGTGGCGTGGGGAGTCACGAACGTGAACCCGGACGTGCAGGATCTGTACGTGGAGCCCGCCGGCGTGAAGCTCACATCCCGCACCGAGGTGATCCGGGTCAAGGGCGCGCCGGACGTCTCCCTGGTCGTGCAGGAGAGCGCGCATGGCCCGATCGTGAGCGGCGCGGGCGCGGCCGGGGTGGGGGAGCGCGTGGCCCTGAAGTGGACGGCCCTGCAACCGGGCGACACGACCATGGACGCCTTCCTGAACCTGAACTACGCGCGGAGCTGGACGGACTTCACGGCGGCCCTGTCGCGCTACGTGGCCCCCAGCCAGAATTTCGTCTACGCCGATGTGGACGGCAACACCGGCTACTACGCGCCGGGCCGCGTGCCCGTCCGCCGGGGCTGGGACGGCTCGCTGCCCGTGGCCGGTGACGGCCAGCACGAGTGGCAGGGGTACATTCCCTTCGCCCAGTTGCCGCACACCCTGAACCCCGCCGACGGCCTAGTCGTGACGGCGAACAACCAGGTCATGCCGGACGCGGGCGCGCTGGGCACGGTGCGCAACTGGGCCGAACCGTACCGAGCCGAGCGCATCACGCAGCTGCTCCAGGCCAAACCGACGGGCCTCACCGTGGCCGACGTGCGGGCCGTACAGCTCGACACCACCAGCCTGGTCTGGCGGGACTTCCAGAGCGTGCTGCTCAAGGCCACCCCGGCCGACGCGGCCGCAGCGGCGGCCCTGGATCTCCTGCGCGGCTGGGATGGCAACGAGACCACGGCCAGCGTGCAGGCCACCATCTTCGAGGCGTGGCTGATGCAGCTCCAGAAGATGGCCCAGGACGAACTGGGCGACGCCACCACCATGAACAGCCTCAGTGTCCTGAACCAACTGAAGGCCGAC of the Deinococcus sp. KSM4-11 genome contains:
- a CDS encoding penicillin acylase family protein: MTTGTVTRQRSRVARFGWGVVWAVALILALLLAAVLWLRSTSAARVSGTLDVPGVSSSVTVTRDQWGVPHIRAATDEDALFALGFVHWQERAWQMEFQRRVAQGRLSEVLGAAALPQDKFLRTWGFQRAAESALPALQPRTRQLVSAYTAGVNAAMRQGKIAPEFRILGFTPAAWTDVDSLSWSKLMAYDLGGNMDDEVLGSRVVKRLGTSGLAQVTAPYPKGAPTILSADEVGHENPVPARTSGGVLLPNEALSALREHLAAARALGLQPVPGKGSNDWVVAGTRTASGRPILADDPHLALTSPMLWYLADVQGNTLHAIGASIPGLPGIVIGRNDRVAWGVTNVNPDVQDLYVEPAGVKLTSRTEVIRVKGAPDVSLVVQESAHGPIVSGAGAAGVGERVALKWTALQPGDTTMDAFLNLNYARSWTDFTAALSRYVAPSQNFVYADVDGNTGYYAPGRVPVRRGWDGSLPVAGDGQHEWQGYIPFAQLPHTLNPADGLVVTANNQVMPDAGALGTVRNWAEPYRAERITQLLQAKPTGLTVADVRAVQLDTTSLVWRDFQSVLLKATPADAAAAAALDLLRGWDGNETTASVQATIFEAWLMQLQKMAQDELGDATTMNSLSVLNQLKADGELCRNEAGNVPDCATELRTTLSAAVTDLTARLGSDPAKWTYGRLHTVASNHRAFGEVPALAWLFNHAAPTPGGTNTVDVARPEAGTFRQTHGPSYRQIIDLANPDASVYVGSLGQGGNPLGDHVADQQGKWIAGEYLPMSTRPADWGRVQTLTLQPAR